TCGAATCGTATTGTCGGTGTCGTATGTTTTGGAGGAGATCCACATGGAAGCGAAAAAGCTCTTGAAGCCAATGATGCGGGTTCTAGTGGTTGTTTATCTCTTGTTTTTGATGAAAGTCATACTATTGAAGAACATTTCTTCGTGGCGAATGTTGTCCAAAGTATTCAAGGAAGTTAGCCATAACGGCCAAACCTATTCAAGTCATAATTTCGTCCCCTTCAAAACAATTTTCGGTTACATCATGACGGAATCAAATGGGAGAATCTTGCTAGACAATCTTGCTGGTAACATCGCGTTGTTTATCCCTCTCGGTGTGTTGGTTGGGCTATTAACTTCAAAGACGAAGAACCTTACATTCGTAACCGCTGTTGGACTCGGAGTGAGTCTATTTTTGGAACTTATGCAGTTGTTGCTAAGGATAG
The window above is part of the Bacillales bacterium genome. Proteins encoded here:
- a CDS encoding VanZ family protein, coding for MEAKKLLKPMMRVLVVVYLLFLMKVILLKNISSWRMLSKVFKEVSHNGQTYSSHNFVPFKTIFGYIMTESNGRILLDNLAGNIALFIPLGVLVGLLTSKTKNLTFVTAVGLGVSLFLELMQLLLRIGSFDVDDLILNTIGALLGAVFVSLIRKKTPFMDN